From a region of the Acidimicrobiales bacterium genome:
- a CDS encoding MBOAT family protein, giving the protein MLFPTIDFAVFFAIVFLVSWLLAPFPRRWKPFMILASYVFYGWWDWHFVFLLGASTAFAQLGALAIHRTDSPASRKAALWATVAVELGLLGWFKYYGFFAVNVANVLHGMGIGAPLPLLQVTLPVGISFFTFMALSYVIDIYRRSLEPASWLDFATYLSFFPHLVAGPIVRGSELLPQIRTRRDPRKVDFSRAAYLIFAGLFKKVVLSSFLATAIVDPVFNSPGQHSSLEIAVAIYGYAVQIYADFSGYTDIAIGVALLLGFKFPANFDSPYAARTLQDFWRRWHMTLSRWLRDYLYIPLGGNRGSRLSTYRNVMITMVLGGLWHGAAWTFVMWGTIHGIGQVTGHWRRSRREARGLDPLPGSRWDRIAQRVVTFNVVCLAWVFFRSDSFSTALTLLRRLFTAWGPAPEVTPLVLLAIAVGIGAQYVPHDVVERARAAFSRLRPAGQGVLLAITLFGITTLGPQGVAPFIYYRF; this is encoded by the coding sequence ATGCTCTTTCCCACCATCGACTTCGCCGTCTTCTTCGCCATCGTCTTCCTGGTGAGCTGGCTGCTCGCGCCCTTCCCCCGGCGCTGGAAGCCGTTCATGATCCTCGCCAGCTACGTCTTCTACGGCTGGTGGGACTGGCACTTCGTCTTCCTGCTCGGGGCGTCCACCGCCTTCGCCCAACTCGGTGCGCTGGCGATCCACCGCACGGATTCGCCCGCCTCGCGCAAAGCCGCCCTGTGGGCCACCGTCGCCGTCGAGCTGGGCCTCCTCGGCTGGTTCAAGTACTACGGCTTCTTCGCCGTCAACGTGGCGAACGTCCTGCACGGCATGGGCATCGGAGCCCCGCTGCCGCTGCTCCAGGTCACCCTGCCGGTGGGGATCTCGTTCTTCACGTTCATGGCCCTCAGCTACGTGATCGACATCTACCGGCGTTCCCTGGAGCCGGCCAGCTGGCTCGACTTCGCCACCTACCTCTCGTTCTTCCCCCACCTGGTCGCCGGGCCCATCGTGCGAGGCTCCGAGCTCCTGCCGCAGATCCGCACCCGGCGGGACCCGCGCAAGGTCGACTTCTCGAGGGCGGCCTACCTCATCTTCGCCGGCCTGTTCAAGAAGGTGGTGCTCTCGAGCTTCCTGGCCACGGCCATCGTCGATCCCGTGTTCAACAGCCCGGGCCAGCACAGCTCGCTCGAGATCGCCGTCGCCATCTACGGCTACGCGGTGCAGATCTATGCCGACTTCAGCGGGTATACCGACATCGCCATCGGTGTGGCGCTGCTGCTCGGGTTCAAGTTCCCCGCCAACTTCGACAGCCCGTACGCCGCCCGCACCCTCCAGGACTTCTGGCGACGGTGGCACATGACGCTGTCCCGCTGGTTGCGCGACTACCTCTACATCCCCCTGGGGGGCAACCGGGGGTCGCGGCTGTCGACGTATCGCAACGTCATGATCACCATGGTGCTCGGTGGCCTGTGGCACGGCGCGGCGTGGACGTTCGTCATGTGGGGGACCATCCACGGCATCGGGCAGGTGACCGGCCACTGGCGTCGCTCCCGCCGGGAGGCGCGGGGTCTCGACCCCCTGCCCGGCTCACGATGGGACCGCATCGCCCAGAGGGTGGTCACGTTCAACGTGGTGTGCCTGGCTTGGGTGTTCTTTCGATCGGACTCGTTCTCGACGGCGCTCACCCTGCTGCGGCGGCTGTTCACGGCGTGGGGACCGGCGCCCGAGGTCACACCCCTCGTCCTGCTGGCCATCGCCGTCGGCATCGGCGCCCAGTACGTGCCTCATGACGTCGTGGAACGAGCCCGCGCCGCGTTCTCCCGGCTTCGCCCGGCGGGGCAGGGAGTGCTGCTCGCCATCACCTTGTTCGGCATCACCACCCTCGGGCCCCAGGGTGTCGCCCCGTTCATCTACTACCGGTTCTGA
- a CDS encoding electron transfer flavoprotein subunit alpha/FixB family protein produces the protein MATDKVWVVAESSGGAPTSLTLELLTKARSLGSVVEAVAWGDDVASTAGALGSHGASKAYDVGDLGNALPGSRVAAAIAAQIAAGNAPDVILIGTTYDGRDIAGRLSARIDRPVLTNLVDLTVEDGVPVAHHAIFGGVQMAKSRFTGDGPGIFVVRAKSFAAEPDGGSAAEVVPVEVPDTGATDAARVLERHVEERSGPQLDEAEIVVSGGRGLGQADKYEMIEELAKLLKAAPGASRAIVDAGWVPYAYQVGQTGKTVKPTVYLAVGISGATQHMVGMKGAKNIIAINKDQEAPIFSIADLGIVGDVHKVVPKLIEALKARG, from the coding sequence ATGGCAACCGACAAGGTATGGGTCGTCGCTGAGTCGTCGGGTGGAGCCCCGACCAGCCTCACCCTCGAGCTGCTGACCAAGGCCCGCTCGCTGGGCTCGGTCGTCGAGGCGGTGGCGTGGGGCGACGACGTGGCCTCGACGGCCGGAGCGCTCGGCAGCCACGGCGCCAGCAAGGCCTACGACGTGGGCGATCTCGGCAACGCGCTTCCCGGCAGCCGGGTCGCGGCGGCGATCGCCGCCCAGATCGCGGCGGGCAACGCGCCCGACGTGATCCTGATCGGGACCACCTACGACGGCCGGGACATCGCCGGGCGGCTCTCGGCCCGCATCGACCGGCCCGTGCTCACCAACCTGGTGGACCTGACCGTCGAGGACGGAGTCCCGGTCGCCCACCACGCCATCTTCGGCGGGGTGCAGATGGCCAAGAGCCGTTTCACGGGCGACGGCCCCGGCATCTTCGTGGTGCGGGCCAAGTCGTTCGCGGCCGAACCCGACGGTGGATCGGCGGCCGAGGTGGTGCCCGTCGAGGTGCCTGACACCGGTGCCACCGACGCCGCCCGGGTGCTCGAGCGTCACGTCGAGGAGCGCAGCGGACCGCAGCTCGACGAGGCCGAGATCGTCGTCTCCGGTGGCCGGGGCCTGGGCCAGGCCGACAAGTACGAGATGATCGAGGAGCTGGCCAAGCTGCTCAAGGCGGCGCCAGGCGCGTCTCGAGCGATCGTCGATGCCGGCTGGGTGCCATACGCCTACCAGGTGGGCCAGACGGGCAAGACCGTGAAGCCGACCGTCTACCTCGCCGTGGGGATCTCGGGCGCCACCCAGCACATGGTCGGTATGAAGGGGGCCAAGAACATCATCGCCATCAACAAGGACCAGGAGGCCCCCATCTTCTCCATCGCCGACCTGGGCATCGTCGGGGACGTGCACAAGGTCGTCCCGAAGCTGATCGAGGCGCTCAAAGCCCGAGGGTAG
- a CDS encoding electron transfer flavoprotein subunit beta/FixA family protein: MNVAVCVKQIPDPAAPGSLQPDTKNLVREGKLILDDSDSYGVEMSLQLAERAGGGEVTLVSMAPHEETSGLRTALAMGAAKAILVSDDVLAGTDALGTAKVLAAAIKRAEPDLVVAATESTDGYTGTTPAQVAELLGLPSVTFAKKIDVSDGKVRVERQTEAGFDEVECPLPAVVTVTAGVVEPRYPSFKGIMAAKGKPVEQLKVADLGLTPDQVGVAGAREEVFDVAAAEERKAGEVVVDEGDAYERIIAFLEQLKLL; the protein is encoded by the coding sequence ATGAACGTCGCCGTCTGTGTCAAGCAGATCCCCGACCCCGCCGCCCCGGGGTCGCTGCAGCCCGACACCAAGAACCTCGTCCGCGAGGGGAAGCTCATCCTCGACGACTCCGACTCCTACGGCGTCGAGATGTCCCTCCAGCTGGCGGAGCGCGCCGGTGGCGGTGAGGTGACGCTGGTGTCCATGGCACCCCACGAGGAGACGAGCGGCCTGCGCACGGCGCTCGCCATGGGCGCGGCCAAGGCCATCCTCGTCAGCGACGACGTCCTGGCGGGCACCGACGCCCTCGGCACCGCCAAGGTGCTGGCCGCCGCCATCAAGCGGGCCGAGCCCGACCTGGTCGTGGCGGCGACGGAATCGACCGACGGGTACACGGGCACCACGCCGGCCCAGGTGGCCGAGCTCCTCGGCCTGCCCTCGGTGACCTTCGCGAAGAAGATCGACGTGAGCGACGGCAAGGTCCGGGTGGAACGCCAGACCGAGGCGGGCTTCGACGAGGTGGAGTGTCCGCTGCCGGCGGTGGTCACCGTGACCGCCGGGGTCGTCGAGCCCCGGTACCCGTCCTTCAAGGGCATCATGGCGGCGAAGGGCAAGCCCGTCGAGCAGCTGAAGGTGGCCGACCTCGGCCTGACGCCCGACCAGGTGGGCGTCGCCGGAGCCCGCGAGGAGGTCTTCGACGTGGCCGCCGCCGAGGAGCGCAAGGCGGGCGAGGTCGTGGTCGACGAGGGTGATGCCTACGAGCGCATCATCGCCTTCCTCGAGCAACTGAAGCTTCTGTAG
- a CDS encoding DUF459 domain-containing protein, producing the protein MRTRVRIAAAPRHRRSRSLHVDALSSLGRISATRDARSQTADPRSADPATPELRPPPTTAPGPEGPRLLAAGRVLVIGFVCLGLWLLLDSHSLQRSAESSPLGARRTAALTVLRPMVWVGNGTGLAYLGDLVKDALGRPTGGPVVKSTPPVPLASPRARHTAAAPPAAPQPAGAPSPAPPALPPLPQPTAASPLRVLAVGDSIGEDFGQSLVAKLGATGVVQPTLDGKIDTGLARPDYFDWPGELRTDVSRFQPDVVVAMIGANDNQSFLVGGRAVGFGSPDWIAAYTQRVATMMSEATAQGQRMLWVGMPIMPSGGVSQQMQLVNSVVAGQAAVHPGVSYLDSWHVFVDSSGKYSAYLPDASGGEQQIREPDGIHLARGGSDRLADLAITVMQSQFGVRLSS; encoded by the coding sequence ATGCGCACCCGAGTCCGTATCGCCGCCGCCCCTCGGCATCGCCGCTCCCGCTCGCTTCATGTTGACGCCTTGTCGAGCCTCGGGCGCATCTCCGCCACCCGGGACGCCCGCTCGCAGACAGCGGATCCCCGATCAGCTGATCCCGCCACGCCCGAGCTCCGACCGCCTCCCACCACGGCGCCGGGCCCGGAGGGCCCTCGGCTCCTGGCGGCCGGGAGAGTCCTGGTCATCGGCTTCGTCTGCCTGGGGCTGTGGCTGCTGTTGGACTCTCATTCCCTCCAGCGCTCGGCCGAGTCGTCTCCGCTCGGCGCCCGGCGGACGGCGGCGCTCACGGTCCTTCGTCCGATGGTGTGGGTCGGCAACGGCACTGGTCTCGCCTACCTTGGCGACCTCGTCAAGGACGCGCTCGGTCGGCCCACCGGTGGCCCGGTGGTCAAGTCGACTCCTCCCGTTCCGCTGGCGTCGCCGCGAGCGCGGCACACCGCGGCGGCGCCACCCGCGGCGCCTCAGCCGGCCGGCGCCCCGAGCCCGGCCCCGCCGGCGCTGCCACCCCTGCCCCAGCCGACGGCCGCCAGCCCGCTGCGGGTCCTCGCCGTGGGGGACTCGATCGGAGAGGACTTCGGACAGAGCCTGGTCGCAAAGCTGGGGGCCACCGGCGTGGTGCAGCCCACCTTGGACGGCAAGATCGACACCGGCCTGGCCCGACCCGACTACTTCGACTGGCCTGGTGAGCTCCGCACCGACGTCTCCCGCTTCCAACCGGACGTCGTGGTGGCCATGATCGGTGCCAACGACAACCAGTCGTTCCTCGTCGGGGGCAGGGCGGTCGGGTTCGGCTCGCCGGACTGGATCGCCGCCTACACCCAGCGCGTGGCCACCATGATGAGCGAGGCCACGGCCCAGGGCCAGCGCATGCTCTGGGTGGGGATGCCGATCATGCCCTCGGGCGGCGTCTCGCAGCAGATGCAGCTGGTGAACAGCGTCGTCGCGGGTCAGGCCGCGGTCCATCCGGGCGTCTCGTATCTGGACTCCTGGCACGTCTTCGTAGACAGCAGCGGCAAGTACTCCGCCTACCTGCCCGACGCCTCGGGGGGCGAGCAACAGATCCGGGAGCCGGACGGCATCCACCTGGCCAGGGGCGGCTCGGACCGCCTCGCCGATCTGGCGATCACGGTCATGCAGAGCCAGTTCGGGGTGCGGCTCAGCTCCTGA